CCTTGGCTTGTTGATCGCTGACTTGGGGGGATTTAGAAGCCTGCTGGTCCCCTGTCGGGGTTACCGCAGAGAAGTGGCGATGAGAACCCGCAAGGATTAAGACGAGGAGGAGAGGCCATCTAAGATTTGAGCGCATACGAGGTTGCCTTATTCTTCATGCACGGGTGAATAATTGAAACAATGCCCATGCAGAGGGTGACTGTTCAAAAGAGTGACCGGGTCTTATCTCGAATGCGCCGCTTCGCAAAATCAAAGTAATGCGGATCAATCTCTACTCCAATGCTGTTCCTACCTGTCTTGGCCGCTGCCAGCGTGGTACTGCCGGTCCCGAGAAACGGGTCAAGCACTGTATCTCCGACAAAGCTGAACATCCGTATCAGGCGCTCGGCGAGCTCTAGCGGAAAGGGAGCGGGGTGGTCACGTGTGGAAGCCCCGGTGAGTCCCGACCAAATCTGCTGAAACCACCTCTTGTGATCTTCGACAGAGATGAGGCTTAAAATCCGAGTGGCCACGTCGGGGGTCCTGTAGCCGCCGGGTTTCCGTTCCATGAGAATAAACTCGATGTCGTTCTTAATGATTGCATTGGGCTCGTAAGGCTTACCAAGGAAACCCGATCCGTTCTCCACCTCGTAGGCTGCGTTTGATATCTTGTACCAGATGATTGGAGCGAGGTTGTCATAGCCAATCTTGCGGCAGTGTTCCTGAATGGAGGCGTGTAACGGTACCACGGTGTGCCGGCCGCTTTTCTTGCGCCTTGAGAGGCAGACGTCGCCAACCACGCAGATCAACCGCCCACCGGGAGCTAAGGCGCGGAAGCAGTGTTCCCATACCCGATCAAGCTCGGTCAAAAAATCCTCGTAGCCTTGAACGAACCCCAATTGTCCATCTGTGTTGCGGTACTCTTTGAGCGTCCAGTAGGGCGGCGAGGTAACGACCAGGTGGATGCTGTTGGGTTTTAGGATAGAAAGCCCGCGGGCATCGCCGAGCAAAAGCTGATGTGTGGATGGAACCTGCTGGACGGCGCTATCGATCAAACCAATCAAATTTGGGTCTTTTGCAATGCGAGGAATCTCCGTCTGTGGGTCATCGAGCTCTCCGATGTCTTTTGGCACGAAGCGGGAAAGATCTAGCGGTATTGCCTCATCAATTTCGAGCTCGATTTCTTTGCTTGCGATGACGTTTCGGGCCATATTTTATTATAACTACGAATTTCAGCTTTGAATACGCATTACGCTAGAGTCTTTCTCGCACACATCGCAAAAAACGCGATTTGTGCGCCACCCGGCGCAACACGCGAGGGACTTTCTCGCACACATCGTTCGCCGCGGCGAACGCGATGTATGCGCCACCCGGAGACTTGAATTGCGGCGAGGATTCAGTAGCGTTGAAAGAACAGGGAGAATCGTTCGAGCGAGTTGGCGAACCTCTCCCGCAGGGCACGAGTCAAAGGAAAATCATTGAAATCCTTCGAAAGCGGCTGGATTTGGCCGCCTGCATCAACTTTGAAGATACCATACGGACCAAAGGCGGGTCGTCCAAAACGGGTTAGAGTTTCGGAGTTGCTGAATCCTGTGAGGTCGGCGAACAGGAGATACACCCCATCCTTCCGGAACCCTTCGTATAAGGGTTTGCCCCTCACCTCAACGCCATCAACGGTGACTGTTCCGCCTGTATCCCGAATCAAGACTTCGTCTCCTTTCAAAGGGAGAATGCTCGCCGGTATTTCGAGCGGAACATTGGGAGGGAGAGCGGTCTCTTTGGGAAGAGGGGTGTCGGACAGATCTCTCAGCACTTTGAGTTTATACCATGTCCAAATCGCATCTTCAGACGACGAGGGTACACTGGTTTGATCTTGCAGCTTGACGACCAGAACGGCGCTAGACCACATCGCTTGATCAAGACTATCCACTTCAGCATAGTTCGGCAGCGGACTTGTCATTTCCACCGACGTTGCCCCTTTCTCTTTCGCCAACCGGACATGTCTCTGAAGACGAGTTTCATCCCTCTTGTCAGGCTGTGCGTAAAGGCGCAACTGCTCCGTTGCAGCAATTGGCAGAAAAGAGACAAGAGCCAGAACGACCAGCTTGTAAGTCATGTTTTTCATGTCGCCCTCAGGACCGAACCCCGGGTGGCGCTATCCTATCGAGTCTTTATCGCACACATCGCAAAAAAACGCGATGTATGCGCCACCCAACCGGAGGACAAGCAGATTGAGGGGTGCACACCCCGATCTATCGGGGTGTGCGCATTTTTGGAGAAGGGTTTCACTTCTTGAATACGACACCTGGTCTATAGTGTTCGCAGGCATGCCAACAGCGCATGCCTGCGGCACCCCGCTTCAGACAATCCACCCCGCACGAATTGTCCTAGAACATTTCCTTGAGGTCGAAGGTCTGCAAGTATTCCGGCAACACCGTCTTCCATTTGAGCTGGGCCGAAATTTTTTCGCTCAGAGATTTTCGTGCGGCATCTTCGCCGTGGGTAATGAACACAGCGCGCGGGGGCAGCTTCAGGTTCGACAGCCAGCGCAATTCCTCGTTGTAATCTGCGTGGGCCGAGACATATTCGATCGATTCGATATGAGCGCGCACCACGACGCACTGGCCGTGGATCTTGGTTTCCCTGGCCCCATCCTTGAGGTACCGGCCCAGCGTTCCTTCCGCCTGGTAACCCACGAACAACACGGTGTTCGCGGGGTCGCTGACGCGATGTCGCAGATGGTGCATGACTCGCCCCCCGGTGCACATCCCGCTCGAGGCGATAATTACTTTCGGCACCTCGTTCGTGTTGAGGGCCTTCGACTCCTCCGCGCTCCGGATAAAGGTGACATCGTGCGTTCCCAGCGGATCGATGCCGTGTTGTTCCAGAGTCGTCATCTCCAGGTCATGCTCTTCGGGATGAGCCAGGAGCACGCGGGTGACACTCGAAGCCATCGGGCTGTCGACAAAGACCGGGATGTCGGGGATCACCTTCTCCTCTTCCATGGCGCGCAGGATATATAGCAGTTCCTGGGTCCGGCCCACGGCGAACGACGGGATGATCACCGTGCCGCCGCGCTTGAAGGTCGATTTGATGACCTCGGCCAGCTTGAGTTTCGGATCCGTCCCGTCATGTAATCGATCGCCGTAGGTCGATTCCACCACCATCAGGTCGGCCTTCTCGATGGGGGTGGGATCGGGCGTGATGGGCTGGTCGTAGCGCCCCAGGTCCCCGGAGAACAGCAGGTTCAATGGCGCCTCACCCGGTTCGTGAATGTCGAGCGAGACCAAGCACGAACCCAGGATGTGTCCGGCCGGATAAAGCGTGAAGGAAAAGTTCTTGGAAATCTGTGTCGCAGTTCGGTATTTCACGCCCCGCAGAAAACGCAGGGCGGTCCGCGCTTCCTCTTCGGTATAAAGCGGTAACGCCGGCTTGTGCTTGGTATACGCCTCCTTGTTGGCATAGAGGGCATCTTCTTCCTGGATCTTTCCGGAGTCGGGCCACAGGATGCCGCACAGATCCACGGTCGTTTCACTGGCGTAGACCTTTCCATCAAAGCCAGTTTTCGCGAGACGCGGGAAGAACCCGGAATGGTCGAGGTGGGCATGGGTGAGGATGATGGAATCCAGTTTCTCGCCGTCAATGGGCAAGGGTTCCCAGTTTCGATCCCGCAGGGCGTGGGGTCCCTGAAACAGACCGCAATCGACCATCAGGCGCTCGCCATCGTGAAAGGTCAGGAGATACTTGGAGCCGGTAACGCAGCCGGTGGCGCCAAGAAATTGAAGGACAGGCATGAAAGTATCCTCAGTTATGGTTCTGACGGGTCAAACATGTACGAGAATGGCTTGATCTTGGATGATCCTGTTGCCGAAGCCAGAAGTCAGAGGCCAGAGGCCAGAAGCCAGAGGCCAGAAGCCAGAGGCCAGAAGGCAGAAGCCAGAAGCCAGAAGGTAGAAATCGAAAACCGGAATCCGAAATCCGGAAACCAAAAGTAGGAAACCAGAGAACAGAAGGGAATGACGTTCTAGAATGTTCTGCATCCTTAAGATCACCTGTTATTCTCTTCTACTTCTGATTTCTGACCTCTGACTTCCGCCTTCTGGCGACTGGCTTCCGCCTTCTGGCTTCCGGGTAACAGTCCCAACCGGCGCATTTCTTTCAAAACGGCCGTGGAGGAACCTTCCAGCCACAGGGAATAGAACCGTTCCTGGGTCATCTGGGAAAACACGCGGTTTCTAAAGTCGTTGAAGCGACGCCCGTGCAAATCGGATTCGCTCATCTTCAACTCGGTGCGGGCAATCTCGCCCAGTTTTTCAACGGCAAAGCGGGCGGCTGTGATGGAAAGGACGAAATCCCCATCCGAAAGATTATTGATCGTGGCCTCGGGGGATATCGGGCCCGGCAATTCCATCTTGGCTGTTGTGGAGGTGCCTGCCGCAGGGAGGGCCGTCATTCTTAACACGCCATATTCGACCGGATCGACATGCGCCAGCATGGCCGCCGCCTCTAGCCAGTCGACAATTTTGCCCGAGGGTTCGAAGCCGGGTGTCCCATGGGCTGCTGCAATTGCGATTACCAACCTTGGGGGAAGCTTCCGGTGGAGCGCCTCGGCGATCCCGAGAATGTGGTGGGCGCCGGTCCCCGCGATCACGAGTTCCGGCAGTTCGCTGTCGTCGCTCCTCCATTGGAAGACGAGCGTTTTCATCGCGTCGTGCCAGATGGGCGCGGCGATCACGAAATCATTGTTCAGGATCATCCCGGGGTACTGGGCACGGTAATTGGCCGCAAGCGAAAGGGCACTGCGCAGGTTGAACGCCTCGTGGATGACCAAACCGCCCGGATACGAGTGATGGCCCTCGAAGTTGCCTCCCGGCGCCCCCCAAAAGCGTTGCGGTGAACGTCGCGGATCTGCGACGGGAGGAAAGACTCCATCGAGCACCCCCCTCTCCGGAAAGCGGTCGTCCTGGGCTTTGACATATCCGCGTGCAATAAATGCATTGCAGACCTCCTGCTTGCTCTCCGGCGTCGGCCATTCCCGGTAGAATGTCGGGGCGGGATTGTCGAGCAGTTCGAGCACCTGCTTGCGGAGTTCGGGGGTGGCAATCGTAATGGCATTGGCGCGCAGGTATCGAAAAGCCCCCATGACAAGGCGCGAACGGCTCGCGATTTCCTCAGCGCGGCGATTGCCGGCCGAAAGGTCGTCCCGGCCCTGGTCTGCAGCCAGGGTGGGTGGCGGCACTCCGAGTCCCGATAAAACCAACGCACCCAACAAGAGAACTTCAGCAAGAGGGGTCGTGGGAGTAAGAAAGCCGGTACGAAAGGGGCCCCGGCGAGCAACCTTTTGCGTTTTGAATGGCTTCCAATGATTACACGGATCCCCCCTCGATGGGGGATCCAGGCGAAGACGAGCATTAAGGGAAGACATGAATGGTTTCACTTAAGGTTCCGAGTGTAATTCAATTTTGTAAAAAAATTAACCGTAAAGATCACAGGGGCGTCCATTCGAGTTCTTCCGATAACGTTTCACGGAGCGCTGGTTGCCTCTCTTTGGCAGTCCTTGCATTGGGATCATTTCCTGAAACACAGAGTCTCTTCACCGAGGGTCCGGAAATGCTTCAAATGTGAAAACAGTCACGAGCAAAACCTTGGGTTGAAACAGAAGCGGTTGTGTTATACTTCCCGGCCTCAGGAGAACGATTCCGTATGCGAAAAGGCGCCACGACAAGCTTATTCAGCGGTTTGATTCTTTTTTCTGCGTTGATGGGAGGGGTCCTCGGGCCCCGCCTGAATGCGACCGCAAAAGATCCCCCCGATTCGACCAACCAGGTGGTCAAACAGTTTTCCGAGGTGATGAACCTCATCGAACAGAACTATGCCGAACCGGTTGACCCTGAGCGCACGGTGTACAGCGCCATCAATGGGATGCTGCGGACGTTAGACCCGCACTCTGTGTTCTTTGATCCCAAGCGTTATGCGGAGCTGCGGGAAGAGCAGCAGGGAAAGTACTACGGAGTCGGTATGACCATTGGCACCCTCGATGGCAGGACAAAAGTCCTGAGCCTGGTGGTGGGCGCCCCTGCGTTCCGGGCGGGTCTGCGTCCCGGCGACGTTCTGGTCAGCGTGAATGGGGTCCCTTCGGACAAGCTGGCGACCTCGGAGGTCTCCAAGCTGCTGCGCGGCGCCAAGGGAACCCTGGCGAGGATTGAAGTGGAGCGAGAGGGTTCAACCGACCTGCTGAAGTTTGAAGTCACTCGGGATGAAATCCCGCGCCCGTCGATCGAATTCGCATACCGCCTCAAGGACAATGTCGGATACATCCGCATCAAGAGCTTCAGTGAGACGACCGACCGGGAACTCGCCGCGAAATTGAAGGAGATCAACGAGCCCACGCTCCAGGGATTGATTCTGGATCTTCGCGACAATGGTGGCGGAATTCTCAACGAAGGGATCCGCGTGGCCGATACCTTCCTTGAGAAGGGCCAGTTGGTGGTTTATACAAAGGGGCGAAATTCACCCGAGCGCCGGTTTACTGCCCCCAATGGCAGCGGGTCTCAAAGATATCCTCTGGTCGTCTTGATCAATCAGGACACCGCAAGCGCCGCCGAGATTGTGGCCGGGGCTCTGCAAGATCATGACCGGGGGCTCATCATCGGCGAGACGAGTTTTGGCAAAGGCCTGGTCCAGACGGTCTATCCGCTGGATCAACAGACTGGCCTGGCTCTGACGGTTGCTCACTGGTATACCCCCAGCGGACGACTCATCCAGCGGGATTATTCACATCTCTCCTTGTTTGACTATTACAACGGGAAGGACCGCGACGACATCAAGCCCACGGAGATCAAAATGACCGACAGCGGGCGCCAGGTGTTCGGCGGCGGCGGCATTCGTCCCGACGTGAAGGTCCTGGACAGGAAGTACAGCGCTTTTGAGAGTGCGCTCCTTCAGAGCGCGATGTTCTTTAACTATACGCCGCACTATCTGGCGATGCACTCCCATCCTTCGAAGACCATGCTCCTGGATGACGTCGCGGTCAACGATTTCCGCCAGTATCTGAACGAACAGAAGTTCCCCTACAGTGAAGCGGATTTCATGGCGAGCCTGGATTTCATCAAACAGCAGCTGAAGTACTATATCCTCACCTCCGAGTATGGACAGGTCGAGGCGACCCGGTTCACGCTGGATGATGACGTCGAAATCCAGAAGGCCATCCAGTTGATGCCGCAGGCCAGAGAACTCGCCGCCAACGCCAAGCGGGTGGTCGCCCAGCGGATGAAGACGAGCGAGAAACAGTAGAACGAGAATTCAGTTCAATAGCCGGTCAACGGCACAAAAGAAATCGGCCAACAC
This genomic stretch from Terriglobia bacterium harbors:
- a CDS encoding S41 family peptidase translates to MRKGATTSLFSGLILFSALMGGVLGPRLNATAKDPPDSTNQVVKQFSEVMNLIEQNYAEPVDPERTVYSAINGMLRTLDPHSVFFDPKRYAELREEQQGKYYGVGMTIGTLDGRTKVLSLVVGAPAFRAGLRPGDVLVSVNGVPSDKLATSEVSKLLRGAKGTLARIEVEREGSTDLLKFEVTRDEIPRPSIEFAYRLKDNVGYIRIKSFSETTDRELAAKLKEINEPTLQGLILDLRDNGGGILNEGIRVADTFLEKGQLVVYTKGRNSPERRFTAPNGSGSQRYPLVVLINQDTASAAEIVAGALQDHDRGLIIGETSFGKGLVQTVYPLDQQTGLALTVAHWYTPSGRLIQRDYSHLSLFDYYNGKDRDDIKPTEIKMTDSGRQVFGGGGIRPDVKVLDRKYSAFESALLQSAMFFNYTPHYLAMHSHPSKTMLLDDVAVNDFRQYLNEQKFPYSEADFMASLDFIKQQLKYYILTSEYGQVEATRFTLDDDVEIQKAIQLMPQARELAANAKRVVAQRMKTSEKQ
- a CDS encoding MBL fold metallo-hydrolase, coding for MPVLQFLGATGCVTGSKYLLTFHDGERLMVDCGLFQGPHALRDRNWEPLPIDGEKLDSIILTHAHLDHSGFFPRLAKTGFDGKVYASETTVDLCGILWPDSGKIQEEDALYANKEAYTKHKPALPLYTEEEARTALRFLRGVKYRTATQISKNFSFTLYPAGHILGSCLVSLDIHEPGEAPLNLLFSGDLGRYDQPITPDPTPIEKADLMVVESTYGDRLHDGTDPKLKLAEVIKSTFKRGGTVIIPSFAVGRTQELLYILRAMEEEKVIPDIPVFVDSPMASSVTRVLLAHPEEHDLEMTTLEQHGIDPLGTHDVTFIRSAEESKALNTNEVPKVIIASSGMCTGGRVMHHLRHRVSDPANTVLFVGYQAEGTLGRYLKDGARETKIHGQCVVVRAHIESIEYVSAHADYNEELRWLSNLKLPPRAVFITHGEDAARKSLSEKISAQLKWKTVLPEYLQTFDLKEMF
- a CDS encoding site-specific DNA-methyltransferase, with translation MARNVIASKEIELEIDEAIPLDLSRFVPKDIGELDDPQTEIPRIAKDPNLIGLIDSAVQQVPSTHQLLLGDARGLSILKPNSIHLVVTSPPYWTLKEYRNTDGQLGFVQGYEDFLTELDRVWEHCFRALAPGGRLICVVGDVCLSRRKKSGRHTVVPLHASIQEHCRKIGYDNLAPIIWYKISNAAYEVENGSGFLGKPYEPNAIIKNDIEFILMERKPGGYRTPDVATRILSLISVEDHKRWFQQIWSGLTGASTRDHPAPFPLELAERLIRMFSFVGDTVLDPFLGTGSTTLAAAKTGRNSIGVEIDPHYFDFAKRRIRDKTRSLF